A single window of Cloacibacillus sp. DNA harbors:
- the nrdR gene encoding transcriptional regulator NrdR codes for MRCPVCGAPETRVIETRSSDEGRVNRRRRECPECQSRFTTYERLEEKSYLWVVKKDGRRESFDRDKLIRGFQHACEKLPVALEMIEAAAVRIEERVRASGQGEISTTVLGEMAAEELRGINKVAYVRFASVYREFTDISSFTNEISRLLDDKEAHRNG; via the coding sequence ATGAGATGTCCCGTTTGCGGTGCCCCTGAGACAAGAGTGATAGAGACACGCAGTTCCGATGAGGGGCGTGTCAACCGCAGACGGCGGGAATGCCCCGAATGCCAGAGCCGCTTCACGACGTACGAGCGGCTGGAGGAGAAAAGTTACCTCTGGGTTGTTAAGAAGGACGGCAGACGGGAATCATTCGACAGGGATAAACTCATCCGCGGTTTTCAGCACGCCTGCGAGAAATTGCCGGTGGCGCTGGAGATGATCGAGGCCGCGGCCGTGCGCATTGAGGAGCGGGTACGCGCCTCGGGGCAGGGTGAGATATCGACGACGGTGCTTGGAGAGATGGCGGCGGAAGAGCTGCGCGGGATAAACAAGGTCGCCTATGTGCGATTCGCTTCGGTTTACAGGGAATTTACGGATATATCAAGCTTCACGAACGAGATATCGAGGCTTTTGGACGACAAGGAGGCACACCGCAATGGCTGA
- the nrdD gene encoding anaerobic ribonucleoside-triphosphate reductase produces MAEELINNFGRQGYLFENRGESTDLALMVDALAQEERSPWDASRIRDALIIEAGTDPATAEGIALEVEDDLLKYGRSNVTTSIIREMVNVKLFQRGLGAKLADHSRIGLPVHDLETMMFNKNKENSNTSHNPESINLSIAEMVLKEYALTKVFSKDVADAHLNGDIHLHDLGMVNRPYCSGQSVAYTARYGLNIPSITSVSNPAKHADVLLAHMLKMTSVLQNHFAGAIGWDAVNMYFAPYTVGWDYDRYLQLAQQLIFEFNQLAGGRGGQVAFTDVNLYYEIPNHFRDVPAIGPGGKFTGKTYAEYDKESKMFLKALFDVYMKGDSRRQPFFFPKPLLHITDYFFKEEGWEECLDHACRLSSEKGNTYYVFDRGGVAKLSECCRLSFELTLEDLNEAKHPWKMRYCALQNVTLNLPRAAYKANGDDEMLFDIIDAEMELAAKAHLQKRAFIKNILDLGEKGPLAALCVSHDDEPYLRMRKASHLIGILGLNEMVQAMTGAQLHESEEAETLGRAVIQYMDLKCQQLSERYGLKIVLEQTPAESTALRFAKLDLRAYPDVAKKYIKGCFDTGEIYYTNSTHLNYKLVQDPIDKVAREGELHPMIKAGAITHVWMGEHKPDPKALASFVMKTFKHTENAQVAFSPEFTICNECSHMERGLSDHCELCGSEDVDGITRVTGYFTRTSSWNAGKRGELKDRARRPVEMPA; encoded by the coding sequence ATGGCTGAGGAACTTATTAATAATTTTGGCAGGCAGGGATATCTGTTTGAAAATCGGGGAGAGTCTACGGACTTGGCCCTGATGGTCGACGCGCTCGCGCAGGAGGAACGCTCCCCCTGGGACGCGAGCAGGATCCGCGACGCACTTATCATAGAGGCGGGGACCGACCCCGCCACCGCGGAGGGCATCGCCCTCGAGGTGGAGGACGATCTTCTTAAATACGGGCGCTCTAATGTGACGACCTCGATCATCCGTGAGATGGTCAACGTCAAACTTTTCCAGCGCGGACTCGGAGCGAAGCTGGCGGACCATTCGCGCATTGGCCTTCCTGTCCACGATTTAGAAACGATGATGTTCAATAAAAACAAGGAGAACAGCAACACAAGCCATAACCCCGAATCGATCAACCTGTCGATCGCGGAGATGGTGCTTAAGGAATACGCGCTGACGAAGGTCTTCTCCAAAGACGTAGCCGACGCGCACCTTAATGGAGACATCCACCTTCACGACCTCGGCATGGTGAACCGCCCCTACTGTTCCGGGCAGAGCGTCGCCTACACGGCGCGTTACGGCCTTAACATCCCATCGATAACGAGTGTCTCGAACCCCGCGAAGCACGCCGACGTTCTCCTCGCGCATATGCTGAAGATGACCTCCGTGCTGCAGAACCATTTCGCAGGCGCCATCGGCTGGGACGCGGTGAATATGTACTTCGCCCCCTATACTGTCGGCTGGGACTACGATAGGTACCTCCAGCTCGCGCAGCAGCTGATCTTCGAGTTCAACCAGCTTGCCGGCGGCAGGGGCGGCCAGGTGGCTTTCACCGACGTTAACCTCTACTACGAGATACCGAACCACTTCCGCGACGTCCCCGCGATCGGGCCGGGCGGCAAGTTTACCGGCAAGACCTACGCCGAATATGACAAGGAGTCGAAGATGTTCCTCAAGGCGCTCTTCGACGTCTACATGAAGGGCGACAGCCGCAGGCAGCCGTTCTTCTTCCCGAAGCCGCTGCTTCATATCACCGATTACTTCTTTAAGGAAGAGGGCTGGGAGGAGTGTCTTGACCACGCCTGCCGCCTATCCTCCGAGAAGGGCAACACCTATTATGTCTTTGACCGCGGCGGCGTGGCGAAGCTTTCCGAGTGCTGCCGCCTTTCCTTCGAGCTTACGCTGGAGGACCTCAACGAGGCGAAGCATCCCTGGAAGATGCGCTACTGCGCCCTTCAAAACGTCACGCTGAATCTGCCGCGCGCCGCCTATAAGGCCAACGGCGACGACGAAATGCTCTTCGACATCATTGACGCGGAGATGGAGCTTGCCGCCAAGGCTCACCTCCAGAAGCGCGCCTTTATAAAGAATATCCTCGACCTCGGGGAGAAGGGGCCGCTTGCCGCGCTCTGCGTCTCGCATGACGACGAACCTTATCTGCGCATGCGCAAGGCGAGCCATCTCATCGGCATCCTCGGCCTCAACGAGATGGTGCAGGCGATGACGGGGGCGCAGCTTCACGAGAGCGAAGAGGCGGAGACCCTCGGGCGCGCCGTCATCCAGTATATGGACCTCAAGTGCCAGCAGCTATCCGAGCGTTACGGCCTCAAGATCGTGCTAGAGCAGACGCCAGCGGAGAGTACGGCGCTGCGTTTCGCGAAGCTTGACCTGCGGGCCTATCCGGACGTCGCGAAGAAGTACATCAAGGGGTGCTTCGACACCGGCGAGATATACTACACGAACAGCACGCACCTCAACTACAAGCTTGTGCAGGACCCCATCGACAAGGTGGCGCGCGAGGGCGAGCTTCATCCGATGATCAAGGCGGGAGCCATCACGCACGTCTGGATGGGCGAGCATAAGCCGGACCCGAAGGCGCTGGCCTCCTTCGTGATGAAGACCTTCAAGCATACGGAAAACGCGCAGGTGGCGTTCAGCCCCGAGTTTACGATCTGCAACGAGTGCAGCCACATGGAGCGCGGCCTTTCGGACCACTGCGAACTCTGCGGCTCCGAGGATGTCGACGGCATCACGCGCGTTACGGGATATTTCACGCGCACCTCTTCGTGGAACGCCGGAAAGCGCGGCGAACTTAAAGACCGCGCGCGCCGCCCCGTTGAAATGCCCGCGTAA
- a CDS encoding anaerobic ribonucleoside-triphosphate reductase activating protein yields the protein MEQMEETRAGGYLPASFLDWEGHVAAVIFTCGCNFRCPWCHNGELVTAGVGELSVKKIIADVKRRAKFLDGVVVSGGEPTLWPGLRPLLAELKELGLAVKLDTNGTDPEQLRVLIDEGLVEHVAMDIKAPLDAASYARLAAVPVEIAKIRESVRIVKERARSYEFRTTFVPALHRPEDLPAIREQLNDDAHWVVQCFKPTGCLDGRFLSYTAANPAELERLFPGISIRG from the coding sequence ATGGAACAAATGGAAGAGACGAGGGCGGGGGGATATCTCCCCGCCTCTTTTTTAGACTGGGAGGGTCATGTCGCGGCGGTGATCTTCACCTGCGGCTGCAATTTCCGCTGTCCATGGTGCCATAACGGCGAACTGGTGACGGCGGGCGTGGGCGAGCTGTCGGTGAAAAAGATTATCGCCGACGTAAAGCGGCGCGCGAAGTTTCTCGACGGCGTCGTCGTCAGCGGCGGCGAGCCGACGCTATGGCCCGGACTGCGTCCGCTTCTGGCGGAGCTTAAGGAGCTGGGGCTCGCCGTCAAACTCGATACGAACGGCACGGACCCGGAGCAGCTGCGCGTCCTGATCGACGAAGGGCTTGTGGAGCACGTCGCGATGGATATCAAGGCGCCGCTCGACGCCGCGTCGTACGCGCGGCTCGCGGCGGTGCCGGTGGAGATCGCGAAGATACGGGAATCGGTGCGGATCGTCAAGGAGCGCGCCCGCTCCTATGAGTTTCGTACCACCTTTGTGCCCGCGCTCCACCGCCCGGAAGATCTGCCCGCGATACGCGAACAGCTAAACGACGACGCCCATTGGGTGGTGCAGTGCTTTAAGCCTACCGGCTGTCTTGACGGGAGGTTTCTATCATATACCGCCGCCAATCCGGCTGAGTTGGAGAGATTGTTTCCTGGTATAAGCATTCGCGGCTAA